TCAGCACGAAGGAAAGCGTGGACGCCCAAGACCATTGAATTGGCGGTCGCTCGAAACGGGTGGCGACGTTCAGCCATTGGCCCCCGGCAATGGAGATCGAGACCTCCATCTCGATAGCCGCGAGCGTGCCCTGCATCATCTCGGCGTGCATCTCTGCCATTTCCGGCGAGAGGTTCGGCAGCGGCAGAAGACCCTGTTCGATTTCATGGACCTCAACGCGGATATCACGGCTGTATTCATCGTTCAGGAGTGCGCGAATTCGGGCTTCCACGGCTCCATTAACATTGTGATCTGTGTGTACGACGGCTGGTTCGTTTTCGAGGTCAAACCGCACGAGCGGCGAATTTGCGGCAACAACGATTTGCTGTCGTAGATCGCTCGGTGCTTCCTCGATAAGACGCGCAACATTCGCGGCGCGCCCAGCGGCCTCACTGCCGATAGCCGCCTGAACTGCAAGAGACCGTTCATCCACAAAAAGCCAAAGACCAACGACCTGCGCCACGAATAGAACTGATACGACCAAAATTGCGATCTGTGTGCGGAATCCCATGCGCTTCATGCATGGCTCTCCACGTCACTGTTCAGACAATAACCGCCGTTGCGCACTGTCGAAATGATACGAGGTCGAAGAACATCGGCTTCAATTTTTCGTCGCAACCGCGACACTTGATTGTCGATGGTCCTGTCAAATGGTCCTGCTTTACGCCCTGCGCTCAACTCGAGCAGCTCATCACGGCTCATCACTATTCGTGGGTTTTTCAGGAAGACGGCCAGCAGCTTTGCCTCTGCTGTCGTCAAAGCTTCGATCCTTCCATCAGAACGAGTAACTTGACGGGCGTCATGATCGAATATGACCCCAGAAAACGTGACCCGCTTGCCCGCAAATCCACCTCCGTGCAGAGTGTATCCAACGCCCGCGCGCCGGAGGATTGCGTTGATCCTGGCAAGTAATTCGCCAGGATTGAACGGTTTGGCGAGATAGTCATCCGCACCCGTGTCGAGACCCTTGATCCGATCATCATCCTCGCCAAGTGCCGTCAACATGAGAATTGGAATACTTTGGTGCTGACGCCGCAACCTTGCACAGGCTGCCAGCCCGTCCTCGCCCGGCATCATGATGTCGAGCACGATCAGATCGAATGTGTAATCCTTCAGTTGCGCATCCATATCGGCAGCACTTTTTGCCCCTGTCGCCCGCATCCCGTTTATCTTCAGGTAGCGTGTCACGGAATGCCG
This genomic stretch from Roseobacter litoralis Och 149 harbors:
- a CDS encoding response regulator; its protein translation is MATPPRILVVDDHAEIRHSVTRYLKINGMRATGAKSAADMDAQLKDYTFDLIVLDIMMPGEDGLAACARLRRQHQSIPILMLTALGEDDDRIKGLDTGADDYLAKPFNPGELLARINAILRRAGVGYTLHGGGFAGKRVTFSGVIFDHDARQVTRSDGRIEALTTAEAKLLAVFLKNPRIVMSRDELLELSAGRKAGPFDRTIDNQVSRLRRKIEADVLRPRIISTVRNGGYCLNSDVESHA